Proteins from a single region of Nitrososphaerota archaeon:
- a CDS encoding vitamin K epoxide reductase family protein encodes MEPEAHGVGAALRISKLKLLILVAMSAFGLWASGTVLLIFYTLNQQLPFCPTGTFFGLHFDCGAVLSSPYSRVFGVPLELLAMAYFMVNLGMVYLIAFGSARVSDFMLEALFGWRFIGVIIVPYLLFVELYVIRAICVYCTMMHVAIVLDFVVVSYLLFFGKSSPWAEAPEGAPAQVPATGS; translated from the coding sequence GTGGAGCCGGAAGCTCACGGGGTGGGTGCCGCGTTGAGGATATCGAAGCTCAAGCTCCTCATTCTCGTCGCCATGTCAGCCTTCGGGCTCTGGGCGTCAGGGACCGTCCTGCTGATATTCTACACCCTCAACCAACAGCTCCCTTTCTGCCCGACGGGCACCTTCTTCGGCCTGCACTTCGACTGCGGAGCGGTCCTGAGCAGCCCGTACAGCAGGGTGTTCGGCGTCCCACTCGAGCTCCTCGCCATGGCGTACTTCATGGTCAACCTCGGGATGGTCTACCTCATCGCGTTCGGGTCCGCGCGGGTCTCGGACTTCATGCTGGAGGCGCTCTTCGGCTGGCGGTTCATCGGCGTGATCATAGTTCCTTACCTGCTCTTCGTCGAGCTCTACGTCATCCGGGCCATCTGCGTGTACTGCACCATGATGCACGTAGCCATCGTCTTGGACTTCGTCGTAGTCAGCTACCTCCTCTTCTTCGGGAAATCCTCCCCCTGGGCTGAGGCACCGGAAGGGGCTCCCGCGCAAGTCCCCGCTACAGGCTCCTGA
- a CDS encoding AbrB/MazE/SpoVT family DNA-binding domain-containing protein: MPVEFEVKVVKVGNSLRMTIPKEVCRALSLSEGSTVGIVVSDSTFHVRKVK, from the coding sequence GTGCCGGTAGAATTCGAAGTAAAAGTCGTGAAGGTTGGAAACAGTTTGCGGATGACTATACCCAAGGAGGTGTGTAGAGCCTTGAGCCTTTCTGAGGGTTCCACAGTGGGAATCGTCGTGTCTGATTCCACGTTTCACGTTCGAAAGGTCAAGTAA